Proteins encoded within one genomic window of Aspergillus nidulans FGSC A4 chromosome VII:
- a CDS encoding transketolase family protein (transcript_id=CADANIAT00007927), whose product MAPGLELLPKTTALPTKAANAINNAVYGRDSDVKFESAEKHQRVLNVFRAFIADLVQQYGDGHPGAPMGMAAIGIALWKYVMKYSPTNCNYFNRDRFVLSNGHACLWQYLFMHLVGVKSMTLEQLKSYHSTDSSSLCPGHPEIENEGVEVTTGPLGQGVANAVGLAMATKNLAATYNKPGYEVVNNMTWCMVGDACLQEGVGLEALSLAGHWRLNNLCVIFDNNNVTCDGTADVANTEDINTKMRATGFKVIDVYDGDSDVVAITNALLAARSSTKPTFINIRTTIGVGSKQAGTADAHGAALGVDEVAKIKRAFGLNPEEHFHIPQDVYDFFSDLPSRGKTHEAEWHAAVAAYREAEPVLASEFDLRVAGKMPADWTKYKLGQNVKNFLVGTADLTPSVNVAYKNKVDFQSPDLKTACGMSGNYAGRYIHYGIREHAMCAISNGLAAFNKGTFIPITSTYLVFHLYAAAAVRMAALQGLHQIHIATHDSIGVGENGPTHQPIAVPALYRAMPNILFIRPCDAEETVGAYIAAIQHDTTPSVLALSRQNLTQYPAHSSREGVQKGAYVFVEEENFDVTLLSVGSEMAYTMAAREILAAEHGIKARVVSFPCARLFELQSREYKHSVLKPRAGKPAVAIEAYPSVGWERYADAAIAQNQFGKSLPCKEVYEHFGFSGKIIADKVKGLVDEVRRDGVEVLRGDFRDLNGGPSVGVEHPNVP is encoded by the exons ATGGCTCCTGGATTAGAACTGCTCCCTAAGACCACGGCCTTGCCGACAAAGGCTGCCAATGCCATCAACAATGCCGTCTATGGCAGAGACTCTGATGTGAAGTTTGAGAGTGCCGAGAAGCACCAGCGGGTGTTAAATGTCTTCAGAGCTTTCATTGCCGACCTGGTTCAGCAATATGGTGACGGACACCCTGG AGCGCCCATGGGCATGGCGGCCATCGGGATTGCGCTGTGGAAATACGTCATGAAATACTCGCCCACGAATTGCAACTACTTCAACCGCGATCGCTTTGTTCTTTCGAATG GTCACGCCTGTCTCTGGCAGTACCTCTTCATGCACCTTGTCGGCGTCAAGAGCATGACCCTTGAGCAGTTGAAATCCTACCACTCCACAGACTCCAGTTCCCTATGCCCCGGCCATCCAGAGATCGAGAACGAAGGTGTTGAGGTAACGACCGGCCCACTGGGTCAGGGTGTCGCGAACGCAGTTGGACTCGCCATGGCGACCAAGAACCTCGCCGCAACGTACAACAAGCCTGGCTATGAAGTCGTGAACAACATGACCTGGTGTATGGTTGGCGACGCTTGTTTGCAGGAGGGCGTCGGTCTTGAAGCTCtgtctctggctgggcaCTGGCGGCTCAACAACCTTTGTGTGATCTTTGACAACAATAATGTAACCTGCGATGGAACGGCAGATGTTGCCAATACGGAAGACATCAACACCAAGATGCGCGCGACAGGCTTCAAGGTGATTGACGTGTATGACGGGGATTCGGACGTTGTTG CCATCACCAATGCGCTCCTCGCTGCTCGCTCCTCCACCAAGCCAACTTTCATCAACATTCGCACCACCATCGGCGTAGGCTCCAAGCAAGCCGGCACGGCCGATGCGCACGGCGCCGCCCTGGgcgtcgacgaagtcgcCAAAATCAAGCGCGCCTTTGGCCTGAACCCTGAGGAACACTTCCACATCCCCCAAGACGTTTACGACTTCTTCAGCGATCTACCATCGCGCGGGAAGACCCATGAGGCAGAATGGCACGCGGCTGTTGCCGCATACCGCGAAGCTGAGCCCGTGCTCGCCTCTGAATTTGACCTCCGTGTCGCAGGAAAAATGCCAGCAGACTGGACAAAGT ACAAGCTCGGCCAAAACGTCAAGaacttcctcgtcggcacAGCGGATCTTACCCCCTCCGTCAACGTGGCCTACAAGAACAAAGTCGACTTCCAGTCCCCCGACCTCAAGACCGCGTGCGGTATGAGTGGAAATTATGCAGGCCGGTATATCCACTACGGGATCCGCGAGCACGCCATGTGCGCGATCTCCAACGGTCTGGCGGCGTTCAACAAGGGCACCTTCATCCCGATCACAAGCACCTACCTCGTTTTCCACCTGTacgctgccgccgctgtaCGCATGGCCGCTCTACAGGGGCTGCACCAGATCCACATCGCCACTCACGACAGCATTGGCGTTGGAGAGAATGGACCAACGCATCAGCCCATCGCCGTACCGGCACTCTACCGTGCAATGCCAAACATCCTTTTCATTCGGCCCTGTGATGCAGAGGAGACGGTTGGGGCGTACATCGCAGCAATCCAGCACGACACAACTCCCTCCGTTCTGGCACTGTCGCGCCAGAACCTTACGCAGTACCCTGCTCACTCCTCTCGAGAAGGCGTGCAGAAGGGAGCCTACGTCTtcgtcgaggaagagaactTTGACGTCACTCTCCTCAGCGTGGGCTCTGAAATGGCTTATACCATGGCAGCGCGCGAGATCCTTGCGGCCGAGCACGGTATCAAAGCGCGTGTCGTTTCATTCCCTTGCGCACGGCTCTTCGAGCTTCAGTCCCGCGAGTACAAGCACTCCGTCTTGAAACCACGCGCGGGCAAACCCGCTGTCGCGATCGAGGCGTACCCTTCTGTTGGCTGGGAGCGGTATGCTGATGCGGCAATTGCGCAGAACCAGTTTGGGAAGAGTCTGCCGTGTAAGGAGGTGTATGAGCACTTTGGATTTAGTGGAAAAATCATTGCAGATAAGGTGAAAGGATTAGTGGATGAGGTGAGACGCGATGGTGTTGAGGTGTTAAGAGGTGACTTTCGGGATCTGAATGGGGGTCCTAGTGTCGGTGTGGAGCATCCAAATGTGCCTTAG